The proteins below come from a single Leptospira bourretii genomic window:
- a CDS encoding helix-turn-helix domain-containing protein, whose translation MFEFFGSWLQFGVWYHFILGLGILVKEKGSKGFPFAMIAAFSGGTLIFYAYRLYVGFEFKISLLNHGYVPIIFLIPGSMQYTIEQFLSLEPVPLSGLKRLYPTFFVVLLLLLLEWKAPHLLLQSMNQSFAGADFSVPEVISAIGCVYWVGTFIWMIYQYRMILYRNPNKEAKLGVQVLGMILKGNITFASFIFFSTFFRWHTGIYFTAGLATLMAVVAFIGTEINHELFKDILPGLRQSYRTSRILNLDLEKLQKDLDYYLKVECIYREEDLSLASLAEKLGIKDYQLSEYINAYLGINFNRLINECRISEVCRLLEEEPKANLLSLAYQVGFNSKANFNLAFKASKKVSPSEYAKSVGKS comes from the coding sequence ATGTTCGAGTTTTTTGGTTCATGGCTCCAGTTCGGGGTTTGGTATCATTTCATATTAGGCCTTGGGATTCTTGTGAAAGAAAAGGGTTCCAAAGGATTTCCCTTTGCCATGATCGCTGCTTTTTCGGGTGGGACTTTGATTTTTTACGCCTATCGTCTGTATGTTGGGTTCGAATTTAAAATCTCCCTTTTGAATCATGGATATGTGCCCATTATTTTTTTAATCCCAGGCAGTATGCAGTATACAATCGAACAGTTTTTAAGTTTAGAACCAGTCCCTTTATCTGGATTAAAACGGTTGTATCCAACTTTTTTTGTGGTTCTTCTGCTTCTTCTTTTGGAATGGAAGGCTCCTCATCTCCTGTTACAATCAATGAATCAAAGTTTTGCGGGGGCAGATTTTTCTGTACCAGAAGTAATTTCTGCCATAGGTTGTGTCTACTGGGTTGGTACTTTTATTTGGATGATCTATCAATATAGAATGATCCTCTATCGAAATCCTAATAAAGAAGCAAAGTTAGGCGTACAAGTTTTGGGAATGATATTAAAAGGAAACATTACCTTTGCAAGTTTTATCTTTTTTAGTACATTCTTTCGTTGGCATACAGGAATATATTTTACAGCAGGGCTTGCCACACTGATGGCAGTAGTTGCTTTTATCGGAACAGAAATCAATCACGAATTGTTCAAAGATATTTTGCCGGGGCTTCGCCAATCCTATCGAACTTCTCGGATCCTAAACTTGGATTTAGAAAAACTTCAAAAAGACTTGGACTATTATTTGAAAGTTGAGTGTATCTATCGAGAAGAGGATTTGAGTTTAGCCTCCCTTGCTGAGAAGTTAGGAATCAAGGATTACCAACTCAGTGAATATATCAATGCTTATCTTGGTATTAACTTCAATCGTTTGATCAATGAATGTCGCATTTCAGAAGTCTGTCGTCTTCTAGAAGAAGAACCAAAAGCCAACTTGTTGTCTCTTGCTTACCAAGTTGGTTTTAATTCCAAAGCAAACTTCAATTTAGCATTTAAGGCATCTAAAAAAGTTTCCCCAAGTGAATATGCAAAGTCAGTGGGGAAGAGTTAG